The following nucleotide sequence is from Pseudomonadota bacterium.
TCTTTGCGGGGGGCGTGCGGCTAGCACTTAGCTTTCGTCGCTACGGCATCGAGCCCCGTTTAGCTGAACGGTACGTAACAGCAGCTGGTATCTCAGGGCTGCTCGGAGCGCGGCTCTGGTTTATCGCGGAGCACTGGTCTGAATTACAGGGGCAACTGCTAGCGGCGTTATTCTCTAGCGCTGGTTTTACATTTTACGGTGGATTTATTATCGCAGCGTTGGTTGTGCTCATAATGGCGCGCCGTGATGGCACTGATATAGCAAGGTTGTGTGATGCTTTGGGGCCCTGCTTAGCGCTCGGCTACGCCATCGGGCGAGTAGGATGCCAACTCTCTGGGGATGGTGATTATGGAATTCAAGCGCACGGCTTCTGGGCGATGTCTTA
It contains:
- a CDS encoding prolipoprotein diacylglyceryl transferase; protein product: MIPTLLELGPLPIRSFGLMVALALFAGGVRLALSFRRYGIEPRLAERYVTAAGISGLLGARLWFIAEHWSELQGQLLAALFSSAGFTFYGGFIIAALVVLIMARRDGTDIARLCDALGPCLALGYAIGRVGCQLSGDGDYGIQAHGFWAMSYATGVVPTMPGELVYPTPLFESAAALIVLWILSRVETSPRILKERFQRFGLYLFLISIERVCIEFLRPNPELVAGLSEAQVIAMVLMMLGSILLVFQARPRATI